CCACCACCAGCCTGTCTTCAATTTTATCATAGAGGAAACCTTCCTGCTGCATTACGGCTGCAAGCGATAGTAAGTGATCGTAATAACCGGCCGTGTTCAGGATGAATATTCTTTTATCGTGAATGCTCAGCTGGTTCCAGGTGAGCATCTCAAAAAATTCGTCCATCGTGCCAAATCCCCCGGGCAGTATGATGGCGGCATCACATTTTTCATAGAGCATTTTTTTACGGGTATGCATATTGTCAACGATGATCAGTTCCGTGATGCCTTCGTGGTGATGTTCCCTGTCTTTTAAAATGGAGGGAATGATACCGGTCACTTTCCCGGACCGCTCCAGTACGGCATTGGCCACGGCACCCATGATGCCTTTATTGCCGCCGCCATAAATAAGTTCTACTTTTTTTTCTGCCAGTAAATACCCAAGGTCCCTGGCCTGTTTTTCAAATAATGGATTGTTGCCGGATTTGGAGCCGCAAAAAACTGCCAGCGATCTTATCTGCATAAAACTTTATTGGTTATTTATGGACAAAGACACGATATTTTCTCTAAATTGAATTTTATTTTTACGTAAACGGTTGCCTATGTCGCCCCTTCTGTTGTTTTCATTTGTAATAGGGTATTTTATCCTGTTGCTGGGAGTTGCCTATGTTACTTCACGCAATTCCAACAACGAATCTTTTTTTATCGGCAACCGCAGCAGTAACTGGATGCTGGTGGCATTTGGCATGATCGGTACCTCACTCAGCGGGGTAACCTTTGTGAGTGTGCCCGGCGGTGTGGGTGGGGGCAATTTCTATTATTTCCAGATCGTGCTTGGATACCTGCTCGGGTACATGGTGATCGCTTTTGTATTGATACCGCTGTATTACCGGATGAACCTTACGTCCATTTACACGTACCTGGAAAGGCGGTTTGGGATCAATGCCCATAAGGCCGGTGCATTTTTTTTCATACTGTCCCGTGTGGTGGGGGCCACCGCCCGTTTATACCTTGTAATAAGCATTCTGCAGATCTTCATCTTCGACAAACTCGGGATCCCCTTTGAATTGACCGCCTTTGTTATTTTGGTGCTCATCCTGTTGTATACGTTTGAGGGCGGCGTGAAAACGATCATTTATACCGATACCCTGCAAACAACCGGTATGCTGCTTGGCCTGGTGGTTTGTATCATTGTCATCATACGGGCCATGGGGCTTGACTTTGGAAGCACGTTGTCGCTGCTGAATGAGAAAGGCTATACAAAGATCTTCAATACGGATGTAAAGGCCGGCTCTTTTTTCCTGAAGCACATCATTGGGGGTATGTTCATTGCCATTGCCATGACCGGGCTTGACCAGGAGATGATGCAGAAGAATATCAGCGTTAAGACCATTAAAGACTCCCAGAAGAATATCATGTCGTTCACGGCGGTGCTGATGGTGGTGAATTTTTTGTTCTTGTTCTTAGGCGGTATCCTGTATTTGTATGCCGGCACAAATAATATCAACGTTGCCCCCGATGACCTTTTTCCCACCATTGCATTGAGCGATGCATTCAGCGGATCGATCGGCATTATATTCATCATTGCCTTGATCTCGGCCCTGTTCCCGAGCGTGGATGGCGCCATAACCTCCCTAACTTCCTGTTTTTGCATCGACATTTTGGGGATCAATAAAACGGAGGGGACCGAAAAGGAAAAGAAACGGACAAGGCTGAAAGTGCACTTTACCTTTGCGGTGGTGTTTTTCCTGATGGTATTGATCTTTAAAGCAGTCAACGATAAGCTGATCATCGACTTTATCCTGAAATTTGCAGGCATTACCTACGGGCCGTTGCTCGGGTTGTTCTCTTTTGGCATATTGACAAAAAGGCAACTGAACGATAAGCTGATCTGGACCGTTTGTATCATAGCGCCATTGATGGCGCTAGGCCTGGATATGCTGAGCAGCCCGGAGTGGTACGAAAAGAAACTGCATGTTTCGCTGGGGCTGAGAGCGATATCAGAAAACCTATTCAGTGGGTATAAGATCGGGAATGAATTGATACTCATAAACGGCATTTTTACTTTTATTGGCTTATGGCTTATTTCAAGGAAAGATAGCGGCAAAGCTGTCATTTCTGCCTAACTTCACCATGTTAGTAAATGCCATCTTTCGGTTGGAGGGTTACGGATGATATCAAAACCTGAAAGCAATACAACAGTCTGTATGATGTAGCAAAGAGTTGATTTTAATTATTTTTTATGATAAAAAATATTTTAATAACTGTTCTGTCTTTTGTAGTTCTTATAGTAATTACAAGTTGTAAGAAAAACATTGCTGACAACTCCCCTGCTGACAACTCCCCTGATGTTTACGTCGCTGGCCACGAGAAAAATGCTGCTGGGGCCTTTGTTGCCAAGTACTGGAAGAATGGCACGCCCATTAATCTTACCGATGGAACGAATACTGCATACGCATTATCTATAGTCGTTTCAGGAAATGATGTATATGTCGGTGGAGGTGAACTAAATGGCTCAGGTCCTTACATTGCCAAAATCTGGAAAAATGGGATAGCTACAAACCTTACAAACGGGATTAACAATGGTCTGGTGCACAGCATAGCGGTATCCGGAAGTGATGTTTACGCAGCAGGCTTTGAACGTCTTCCTGTGGGAGAAATTCCAAGACTTTGGAAAAACGGAGTACCTGTCAACTTAACACTTGGAGCTAACGAGTTTGGAGGAGCTCATTCCGTTTTTTTATCCGGAGCAGATGTGTATGTAGCCGGGTTTACAATCGTACATCCAGTAACAGGTGGCCCTGTGGCTAAATATTGGAAAAACGGGGCGCCTTTTAGTTTGACAGACGGCACCCGGCGTGCATCACTCAGATCAATCTTTGTTTCAGGCAATG
This sequence is a window from Chitinophagaceae bacterium. Protein-coding genes within it:
- a CDS encoding TIGR00730 family Rossman fold protein yields the protein MQIRSLAVFCGSKSGNNPLFEKQARDLGYLLAEKKVELIYGGGNKGIMGAVANAVLERSGKVTGIIPSILKDREHHHEGITELIIVDNMHTRKKMLYEKCDAAIILPGGFGTMDEFFEMLTWNQLSIHDKRIFILNTAGYYDHLLSLAAVMQQEGFLYDKIEDRLVVVTSPGEISSYLG
- a CDS encoding sodium:solute symporter; this translates as MSPLLLFSFVIGYFILLLGVAYVTSRNSNNESFFIGNRSSNWMLVAFGMIGTSLSGVTFVSVPGGVGGGNFYYFQIVLGYLLGYMVIAFVLIPLYYRMNLTSIYTYLERRFGINAHKAGAFFFILSRVVGATARLYLVISILQIFIFDKLGIPFELTAFVILVLILLYTFEGGVKTIIYTDTLQTTGMLLGLVVCIIVIIRAMGLDFGSTLSLLNEKGYTKIFNTDVKAGSFFLKHIIGGMFIAIAMTGLDQEMMQKNISVKTIKDSQKNIMSFTAVLMVVNFLFLFLGGILYLYAGTNNINVAPDDLFPTIALSDAFSGSIGIIFIIALISALFPSVDGAITSLTSCFCIDILGINKTEGTEKEKKRTRLKVHFTFAVVFFLMVLIFKAVNDKLIIDFILKFAGITYGPLLGLFSFGILTKRQLNDKLIWTVCIIAPLMALGLDMLSSPEWYEKKLHVSLGLRAISENLFSGYKIGNELILINGIFTFIGLWLISRKDSGKAVISA